Part of the Triticum urartu cultivar G1812 chromosome 2, Tu2.1, whole genome shotgun sequence genome, TGGCGCGCCCTGCTCTGCACCTCCCCGCCGTTGATCTCTGTCTACCGGCGGGCCTCCCCGCTGTCGCAGCTGTCGCAGCTGCCGTGGTACAGCTCCCCTCCCCGCTCCCCCTTCCACTTCCCCTTCCCTAGCAATGGACTCACTCGTATGCCAACTTTGTAATATCTCATCGGTTACTGGCGTAGTTTTCTAAGTATTCAACAAACTCCGTAATAGATCATCTCGTGAGTActtcctctgttcctaaatataagtctttttagagatttcaataatgactacatacggatgtatatagacatattttagagtgtagattcactcattctgctctgtatgtagtccatattgaaatatttgaaaagacttttatttaggaacggagggagtactactcagCAAATATTGCGACGATACTGCATTCGTACTAGGTTGAGTATGTCTGACTTCATGGTGGTTTTGTGTTTGGTAAAAGGTTCATAGATTAATTTCAGAGTTACCAGCAATCAAGTCTGGTACTAGAAAACAGTAGGATTGATTTTTCCGATTCATCTGGAGAGCAAGCATGGCTTGATTCATCTTTGGTGAGAATCGCCATGAGAGGATTGGACCGATTTATCATATGTGTAGCCACCTAAACTCAGTGAAGACAATGCCTGCTAAATTGTGAATTGGTTTGTCATGTTATCCTGAAATCTGTCTGTATTCAAGGTTTTTGTTCTCTTCCTGTTGCAGGCTGTTTGTTGCCCATCCAGTAGATTGTGAACGAGAGGCACATTGGCCACAATGGCTCTAACGCTCCTACGAGGGATCAGAACACAAACCTTATCTGGAGCAAATGCAGGGCTGTTCTGTACCACTCGACGTCCTCCGCTAGCCCACTTCACAGCTAGGGTGGAGAGTGTGCAGACTAGCGAGCCCAAATCAGTGCGCAAATCAATTCAACAGGCTACCAAGGAGGCAGTGGAGCAGAAGACACACGGTTTTGAAGCGGTGATCGGCATTGAGACCCATGTTCAGCTCTCAACCATCACAAAGGCATTTTGCTCCTGCCCATACGACTATGGCTCCCAGCCAAACAGCACCGTTTGCCCCACCTGCATGGGCCACCCCGGGACATTGCCGGTTCTGAATGCAAAGGTTGTTGAATGTGCTGTCAAGCTAGGCCTCGCTCTCAACTGTGAGATTTCCATGACATCCAAGTTTGATCGGAAGCAGTACTTCTACCCAGATCTGCCCAAGGGATACCAGATTTCGCAGTTTGACATTCCGATTGCTGAAAAGGGTTACCTTGATTTGGATATTCCAATGGAGTTTGGTGGTGGTCACAGGCGATTTGGGGTCACGCGGGTTCATATGGAAGAAGATGCTGGCAAGCTGCTTCACTCTGAATCCGGGAGTTTTTCTCAGGTTTTCCTTGTATTTCCTAACTAAGTACCTGTTTTCTGTTATATTTTATTCTCATTCTATTATGTGATGCTCTGTGATATGGCCCTGGAATCATGGAAAAGTTGACATTCACCACAGTGCAACAGTACATTTCTAAACCGATGCATTCATAAATGCTAAAGATGAGGAGTCGTGGAATTTACTTAAGAGACAAACTCTCCGACACATTGGACTGTAACTAAGAAGATCAAGTAATACAGGGAATTGTGTTTCTTGTACATTTGATGCTAGAGGGGGCATATAATAAGAGGAAACTGTACTTTCTGTCATACAGAAGGTAAGTACCAATCTCATATCAAACATAAATTCAAATCCTACACATCATGGGGCAAGAGCAGCTTAATTGCACTTGATGTCAAATCACTGTTTAGATCTTTGCCTTTCATAGAAGCAAAGAGGCCTTCTCAAATCTGATACAAGAACATGTGGTTTGGGCAATCTGTAACAAGGTGTCATTACATGTGTGGTTATGTGGAAGCATCGCTAGACAATGTGCTTGTGCACTAGCTCCTCCAATCTTTGACAGAAAATCATAGATAGAGAGAAGAAGTAATAAATAGAGCAAATTCAGCATCAAACAATTATGTACTGGCTCATTGTACTGGTAGCTACAACTTTAAAGTCATTGAAGTGGTTGCTATTCTGGTTGGCTAGGTTGACCTAAATAGAGCCGGCGTCCCTTTGCTAGAGATTGTCTCAGAGCCAGATATGAGGACAGGCATAGAGGCTGCTGAGTATGGTGCTGAGATACAAAGGGTTGTTAGATACCTGGGAGTGGGCAATGGCAACATGCAGGAAGGTTCCCTCCGCTGTGATGTGAATGTATCTGTCCGGCCTATTGGACAATCAGAATTCGGTACAAAGGTAACCATCAAAACTTTAGACTTCCTCAACTGTTTTTATCCTGTATTAATATATTCCATGCCGACAACATTTGCATCAGTGTTATGATCTGATGATTCGTTGATACACTTATGTCCGGAGCACATGCTAGGCCATTAAAGCCTAGATTTCTTGCAAAGTTATCAGTTTAAACAATAAAATCCCTTTATGATTTTCTCAGATATTTTCAGTACATCATATATAAAACTGACATTGCAtgttatatactccctccgttcctaaatataagtctttgtagagatttcattATGGACCACATACGGATGAATGTGGATGCATTTtggagtgtagattcactcattttgcttcgtatgtagtccatagtggaatctctacaaagacttgtatttaggaacggagggagtaggtagAATCAGAAGTTATTTGGTTAGCCATTTGGTGAATGCATGAAATATCTCAATTTTTTAGAGGTTCACT contains:
- the LOC125537564 gene encoding glutamyl-tRNA(Gln) amidotransferase subunit B, chloroplastic/mitochondrial, with the translated sequence MALTLLRGIRTQTLSGANAGLFCTTRRPPLAHFTARVESVQTSEPKSVRKSIQQATKEAVEQKTHGFEAVIGIETHVQLSTITKAFCSCPYDYGSQPNSTVCPTCMGHPGTLPVLNAKVVECAVKLGLALNCEISMTSKFDRKQYFYPDLPKGYQISQFDIPIAEKGYLDLDIPMEFGGGHRRFGVTRVHMEEDAGKLLHSESGSFSQVDLNRAGVPLLEIVSEPDMRTGIEAAEYGAEIQRVVRYLGVGNGNMQEGSLRCDVNVSVRPIGQSEFGTKVEIKNMNSFSEISRAIDYEIARQILLHKESQADKIVQETRLWDESSQKTFTMRKKEGLADYRYFPEPDLPEVVLTSDYIDEICNSMPELPEAKRRRYENMGLSMQDVIFLANDDIVAHFFDSTLEHGADAKLAANWIMGDITAYLKNEKLSIDEIKLTPLELSELIAFIKNGTISGKIGKEILVELITKGGTVKSVIEEKDLVQIADPAAIEAMVDKVLAENPKQLEQYRAGKTKLQGFFAGQVMKASKGKASPVLLNKILGEKLKGN